The Synechococcus sp. WH 8101 sequence TCTACAGCACCCATCGCACCAAGATCGAAAACGTGCTGCCCCAAGAGCATGATGAGAAACTGGAGCGTGAACTGGCTGCCGAGCTCGGCGCCCGCTGAATCTACGCGTTGTGTCTGTGATCGATGAGGCCGCTCTCTGGGAGCGGCTCTCGCAATCCCGCCGGAATCCACTCGATCCATCCTGGCTGGGGGAGACCTACTCCCCCAGCCTTTCTGCTGAACTGCGGGCAGCCATCAGCGAACAACTCGGGCTCATGGCAGGCCGCGGCTGGCCCGTGATCGCCACCCTGATCGAACGCTTTGGCCCTAGCCCGGATCTGGTACATGCCGCCGGCCTCTGCCATCAGGAGCCGGCTCGCGACTGGTTGCTGACTCAACTGCGGCAGAACGAGGCCGCAAGCCACCATGCCGATCCCGCCCTGCTCGATGCCCTGCAGTGCTGGGGTGCCGCCTTGACGCTGAGCGAACTCACCCCAATCCTGCAGGCACCATCCCAGTCCATGCGCCTCACGGGGCTGCGATTGCTCCGCTTCAAGGCCCATCAACTGGATGCACCAACGCTGCTGAGCCTCTGTGCCCCTTGCCTGGAGGATTGGCGTGATCCGGTCACGGTTGCGGCGATTCGCCTGCTGCAACGCCGCGATGACCCCAGCATCAGTGAGGCCCTGGCCCAGATCGGCAGGCACGGATCGGAAGCCAGTGCCCAGGCTGCCCTGAAAGCCCTGGGCTGCATCGCCACACCCCACAGCCGAGCCTTGCTGCAGGCGCTTGCCGATGAGCTTCCGCCAGGGGAAAGACAGCGCCAGGCAATGCGCCAGCTTGAGCAGCAGTTGGACATGTGAACACTGGCCAACAAAAAAGCCCGGCATGATGCCGGGCTTGACCATGTTCCGCCTGTTCACCCAAGCACTGCTGGTCAGCACCACTGCTGGTCAGTGGCAACTCACCATTTCTTGTAAGGAAGAAACTTGCCACACATGGTGATCTTTACCCGATCGCCCTTGGGATCCTCCACCTTGTCGACATCCAGGGTAAAGTCAATCGCGCTCATGATGCCATCACCAAATTTCTCCTGAATCACATCCTTCAGGGGCATGCCATACACCTGCATGATTTCATAAAACCGATAAATCAAGGGATCCGTCGGGATCACTGGATCCAGGCTTCCCTTGGTGGGAAACTCCTGAATGGCGGCCGTGATGGCCGGATCGAGATCCAGCAGGGAGGCCAGCTTTTCAGCCTCCTGTGCCGATGCGGTGGCCTGGCCATAAAACAGTGAAGCGATCCAGACCTCGTCAAGCCCCATCGCTGCTTCCAGGTCTGCAAAGCTCATGCCTTTGGCTTTTTTTGCAGCCATCAACGTGGCGGTAATGGTGGCCTGCGAAGGAGCCGCCAATGTGGGGGTCAATGTGGAAGCCGTCATGCTGAAACGTGAGGGTGTGCACTGCCTCAAAATCAGCATCTCGCGAGAGATGTCTCAGCAGTGAAGTCACCCTCTCGCGCCACGCCTGGCCCGACTGAAGCATCGGCTACCAAACATCAAGATCGCGTTGATGATTCCGCAGTCGATGCGACGGAATCATCACCAGCAGACCCTCAAAC is a genomic window containing:
- a CDS encoding HEAT repeat domain-containing protein — protein: MSVIDEAALWERLSQSRRNPLDPSWLGETYSPSLSAELRAAISEQLGLMAGRGWPVIATLIERFGPSPDLVHAAGLCHQEPARDWLLTQLRQNEAASHHADPALLDALQCWGAALTLSELTPILQAPSQSMRLTGLRLLRFKAHQLDAPTLLSLCAPCLEDWRDPVTVAAIRLLQRRDDPSISEALAQIGRHGSEASAQAALKALGCIATPHSRALLQALADELPPGERQRQAMRQLEQQLDM
- the cynS gene encoding cyanase, with the translated sequence MAAPSQATITATLMAAKKAKGMSFADLEAAMGLDEVWIASLFYGQATASAQEAEKLASLLDLDPAITAAIQEFPTKGSLDPVIPTDPLIYRFYEIMQVYGMPLKDVIQEKFGDGIMSAIDFTLDVDKVEDPKGDRVKITMCGKFLPYKKW